From Vanessa cardui chromosome 11, ilVanCard2.1, whole genome shotgun sequence, the proteins below share one genomic window:
- the LOC124533339 gene encoding uncharacterized protein LOC124533339 has product MTVIQTMKKLNGKIPGVLPPPPKSEIDGKIENLSKKSISELLDLRDRQLKLLNNKAFIGKLADKGAKIRVLYEKIEIELKSKEDEEQTCRLFNNMKIDSIDKESVADVEWEGKIQRNQNTYLDSDDDSEPEDVLQILSQSTSQEKKVKVLQPDKPLITAEDLISIGEIPIVKKIVEKTELNIKPKLTGQFKPYKTTISDVHNPEKEMCRKRNKFWEVTAATPPPSIHGPAKILNLEESLKLQQEHNKHLKEIEAQHAAEKLLARANIKMAELPKDISQFGNYRADSDDTKSDESDLEGSDKEVLDEEPERGGVVFTIMK; this is encoded by the coding sequence ATGACCGTAATTCAAACAATGAAAAAGTTAAATGGAAAAATTCCTGGTGTTTTACCGCCACCACCTAAGAGTGAAATTGATGGAAAAATCgaaaatctatcaaaaaaatcTATATCAGAATTGCTAGACCTACGAGATAGAcagttaaaactattaaataataaagctttTATAGGCAAACTTGCGGATAAGGGTGCAAAAATACGAGTTCTCTATGAAAAAATCGAAATTGAGTTGAAATCTAAGGAAGATGAAGAACAAACCTGccgtttatttaataacatgaaAATTGATAGTATCGATAAGGAATCCGTAGCTGATGTTGAATGGGAAGGTAAAATACAGAGAAATCAAAACACCTACCTCGACTCTGATGATGACAGTGAACCAGAAgatgttttacaaattttaagtcAAAGTACATCTCAAGAAAAGAAAGTTAAGGTTCTACAGCCAGATAAACCTTTGATAACAGCTGAAGATCTCATTAGCATCGGAGAAATTCCAATTGTcaaaaaaattgtagaaaaaaCAGAGCTCAATATTAAACCAAAATTGACTGGGCAGTTTAAACCATATAAAACAACTATATCAGATGTTCATAATCCAGAAAAAGAAATGTGTAGAAAGAGAAATAAATTCTGGGAAGTTACAGCGGCAACACCACCACCCAGTATTCATGGTCCagccaaaattttaaatttagaagaatCATTAAAACTTCAACAAGaacataataaacatttaaaagaaattgaaGCACAACATGCAGCTGAGAAGCTTTTGGCTCGGGCGAATATCAAAATGGCAGAACTTCCAAAAGACATTTCCCAATTTGGAAATTATAGAGCCGACAGCGATGATACAAAATCTGATGAATCTGATTTGGAAGGTAGTGATAAGGAAGTTCTAGATGAGGAACCAGAAAGGGGAGGGGTTGTCTTTACAATTATGAAGTGA